The following are from one region of the Rosistilla carotiformis genome:
- a CDS encoding FHA domain-containing protein has product MSAPANTHKPTQNSGSDGPSTNDYVEFQVDRVGHPRRRLRLSGQSYTFGSGEGCSVRLEDPSLRKTHAILIRQQDRLLVRGYGIAILVNGIRVTEAWLEPQDNIQLGDYTLTLLQGVRNPGSPTTQPSRPPLPIAEAAHSPFAESARHFITSPRQTSDAQPLARNPRKDGAATSSRLSFADGMRLVSKSPVHFDAEDYFSRLTPLAPARQPSSDKPPALDPREAARLQRLEEMQAQSSQHAEAAIASSAASTHAVETLADKLDSLFEQLAVNTERQRSDALQQELESANAKHANQLEAFMLLTDRVSVLETAVDRANKEARQHREKHEQALLRIQQLETQLSEAIATHSARQASWEQETEGLRKSIDDLNDQLSSAQQHLSEQQKESLQWRKELDDAIAGADKSAAEHATAIAAHLKRQDELTAEHARVVEELALQHAEQNEALAAAHARSIEDLLAEQEQLKSQLAQELADHEQALEREQAEHQQGLAVHAEQNAAAAAKIAHLENELAEAVTKYKNHQQVWEAEAKELNATIEQISRQMAISETKYNEQRELADQLQNQLTDIESANAVAEGEVVDQTAELLQELQNAQDRLAALRIEQTARQSSWQLEREELEYKISHQAAELSQLSAQRSAVNPQDEATVANRLAARLQAEVNRLHQDAPLETPDAKLPFAEFTNDQEGNGSEAFALLADGEALTAEDSLPQGLDDAAPSTQQAAETFSTPSKQEPDAADAASLEDEPAAESFDSEAISADDAEVQTIASADAHVDDEEPSSVFAFPQEEHAATDAEVSIEETPAEPLEAPPQHSVYHNLTDPNTNPDDPSALQVEDQEMAWGTGAENENADDDDDEPIANTYVIENPQQLDIPASGLPAFGEAFGFPPQAAAQPDDDAPFGEDASSVANATEGEGSFGSYDEAGWEDDAGELVIDSSTDDEVSPWGDDDDDALSGLAAEMIGEFNQDAPQAGSFANLSESSTYDPTAMDLNMSMSMGVSFPNSSDAPESSDADEHGPGPVISQAFPSIPEAREIDKADSGIDADDFAGHTQMMPAGGYVVSPPEDHLAQDAVDAERETYDPPHSEAPVEPDDVMVDSAAELAPPPEPAEEEASYYGSQAIDEPYDEAPAEEPVQKSDLPRREVPLYEPPSESAASGSVAETPSEDEEDSIEAYMNRLLNRMHGKNDEPEPAAPSRPEPTAAPVVSQPTVESLVEATVVEEAKQDVMHESEYVPRSAAPEHTANLTAMRELANSSARQAIAKSVRNRQRSQSMLKLFLSGAFIMGSGTFAVLAQRQLMPYALASAACVLLAIYWGLSGLKLLKGSGTPSSERSQPPAKEPSDTAANRDAPAGGDRS; this is encoded by the coding sequence GTGTCCGCACCAGCTAACACCCACAAGCCAACGCAAAACTCGGGCTCCGATGGCCCCAGTACGAATGACTACGTAGAGTTTCAAGTCGACCGCGTCGGGCACCCCCGCCGCCGGTTACGACTGAGCGGCCAAAGCTACACATTCGGATCGGGCGAAGGATGTTCGGTCCGTCTGGAGGATCCGTCGTTGCGCAAGACGCACGCCATCCTCATCCGCCAACAGGACCGGCTACTGGTTCGCGGATACGGCATCGCGATCTTGGTCAATGGGATTCGCGTCACCGAAGCGTGGCTTGAACCGCAGGACAACATCCAGCTGGGCGACTACACGCTGACGTTGCTGCAGGGGGTTCGTAACCCAGGCTCTCCAACGACGCAACCGTCCCGGCCCCCGTTACCAATCGCCGAAGCCGCCCATTCGCCATTTGCAGAATCGGCCCGTCACTTCATCACCTCGCCACGGCAAACCAGCGACGCGCAGCCGCTTGCGCGTAACCCAAGGAAAGATGGCGCCGCGACCTCCAGCCGCCTGTCTTTTGCCGACGGGATGCGTTTGGTATCCAAATCGCCTGTCCATTTCGACGCCGAAGATTATTTCTCGCGTCTAACTCCGCTCGCCCCAGCGCGTCAACCCTCTTCGGACAAACCGCCAGCCCTGGACCCCAGGGAAGCGGCACGGCTGCAGCGCTTGGAAGAAATGCAAGCGCAGTCATCGCAACACGCCGAAGCCGCGATCGCTTCGAGCGCGGCATCGACCCACGCGGTGGAAACGCTGGCCGACAAACTCGATTCGCTGTTCGAACAATTGGCCGTCAATACCGAACGGCAGCGTTCCGACGCGTTGCAACAAGAACTTGAATCCGCCAACGCGAAACACGCGAACCAGCTAGAAGCCTTCATGCTGCTGACCGATCGCGTCAGCGTGCTGGAAACCGCCGTGGACCGTGCCAACAAAGAGGCTCGCCAACACCGCGAGAAGCACGAACAAGCCCTGCTACGGATCCAGCAATTGGAAACGCAGTTGAGCGAAGCAATCGCCACGCACAGCGCGCGGCAAGCCAGTTGGGAACAGGAGACCGAGGGACTACGCAAATCGATCGACGATCTGAACGATCAGCTCTCTTCGGCGCAACAGCATCTATCGGAGCAGCAAAAAGAATCGCTCCAATGGCGCAAAGAATTGGACGATGCCATCGCGGGCGCCGACAAATCCGCGGCCGAACATGCCACGGCCATCGCAGCGCATCTGAAACGCCAAGACGAATTGACCGCCGAACATGCCCGCGTCGTCGAAGAACTCGCGTTGCAGCATGCCGAACAGAATGAAGCGTTGGCGGCAGCGCACGCCCGTTCGATCGAGGACCTTTTGGCGGAGCAAGAGCAACTCAAATCGCAGCTCGCCCAAGAGCTCGCCGATCATGAACAGGCGTTGGAGCGGGAGCAAGCCGAGCACCAACAGGGGCTTGCGGTCCACGCCGAACAAAACGCAGCGGCAGCAGCGAAGATCGCGCATCTCGAAAACGAACTTGCCGAAGCGGTGACGAAATACAAGAACCACCAACAGGTCTGGGAGGCCGAAGCCAAAGAGCTCAACGCAACGATCGAACAGATCAGTCGGCAGATGGCGATTTCAGAAACGAAATACAATGAACAGCGAGAGCTGGCCGACCAATTGCAAAATCAACTGACCGATATCGAATCGGCCAACGCCGTTGCTGAAGGGGAAGTCGTCGATCAAACCGCCGAATTGCTTCAGGAATTGCAGAACGCACAAGATCGGTTGGCGGCGCTGCGGATCGAACAAACGGCTCGGCAAAGCTCGTGGCAGCTTGAACGCGAAGAACTCGAATACAAGATTTCCCATCAAGCGGCCGAACTTTCGCAACTCTCAGCCCAGCGTTCGGCGGTCAATCCCCAAGACGAAGCGACGGTCGCGAACCGACTCGCCGCACGCCTGCAGGCCGAAGTCAATCGGCTGCACCAAGACGCACCTCTGGAAACGCCGGACGCCAAACTGCCGTTTGCCGAATTCACAAACGATCAAGAAGGCAACGGATCGGAAGCGTTCGCCCTCCTCGCCGATGGCGAAGCGTTGACGGCCGAGGACTCCCTGCCGCAAGGCCTCGATGACGCAGCGCCCTCGACGCAACAAGCTGCCGAAACGTTTTCAACCCCCTCGAAACAGGAACCCGACGCTGCCGACGCTGCATCGCTCGAGGACGAACCCGCTGCGGAAAGCTTCGATTCCGAAGCCATATCGGCTGACGACGCCGAAGTCCAAACCATCGCTAGCGCCGATGCTCACGTTGACGACGAAGAACCATCGTCCGTATTCGCTTTTCCCCAGGAAGAGCATGCCGCGACCGACGCCGAGGTATCGATTGAGGAAACTCCAGCCGAGCCCCTCGAGGCGCCGCCTCAGCACAGCGTGTATCACAACCTAACCGATCCCAACACGAACCCCGACGATCCATCGGCACTGCAAGTCGAGGATCAGGAGATGGCATGGGGAACCGGGGCGGAGAACGAGAACGCCGACGATGACGATGACGAGCCGATCGCTAACACCTACGTGATCGAGAACCCACAACAACTGGACATACCCGCCAGCGGGCTGCCTGCCTTTGGCGAGGCCTTTGGCTTTCCTCCTCAAGCCGCGGCGCAGCCCGATGACGATGCGCCCTTCGGCGAAGACGCATCGTCGGTGGCCAATGCGACGGAAGGCGAAGGCTCGTTCGGCAGTTACGACGAAGCGGGCTGGGAGGACGACGCGGGGGAACTGGTCATCGATTCGTCGACCGACGACGAAGTCTCTCCATGGGGCGACGACGACGACGATGCACTCAGCGGCTTGGCAGCGGAGATGATTGGCGAATTCAACCAAGATGCTCCCCAAGCGGGCTCGTTTGCCAATCTATCCGAATCGAGCACCTACGATCCCACCGCCATGGACCTGAACATGTCGATGTCGATGGGTGTCTCATTCCCGAACTCTTCCGACGCTCCCGAATCAAGCGACGCTGATGAACACGGTCCCGGCCCGGTCATCTCCCAAGCGTTCCCCAGCATTCCCGAAGCCCGTGAGATCGACAAGGCCGACAGCGGCATCGATGCCGACGATTTTGCCGGGCACACTCAAATGATGCCCGCAGGGGGCTATGTCGTTTCTCCGCCAGAAGATCATCTTGCTCAAGACGCGGTCGATGCGGAGCGCGAGACCTACGACCCGCCGCACAGCGAAGCCCCCGTCGAACCTGACGACGTGATGGTCGATTCCGCCGCGGAGCTCGCCCCGCCGCCCGAGCCGGCGGAAGAAGAAGCGTCCTATTATGGTTCGCAAGCGATCGACGAACCCTACGACGAGGCTCCCGCGGAAGAACCCGTTCAAAAATCGGATCTGCCACGCCGCGAAGTTCCGCTATACGAACCGCCCAGTGAGAGTGCCGCGAGCGGATCGGTAGCCGAAACGCCTAGCGAGGACGAAGAGGATTCGATCGAAGCCTATATGAATCGCTTGCTCAATCGCATGCATGGAAAGAACGACGAGCCCGAGCCTGCGGCGCCGTCGCGCCCCGAGCCGACGGCGGCCCCCGTCGTATCGCAACCCACCGTTGAATCCTTGGTGGAAGCGACCGTCGTGGAAGAAGCCAAGCAAGACGTGATGCACGAATCGGAATACGTTCCACGCAGT